A region of Vitis vinifera cultivar Pinot Noir 40024 chromosome 13, ASM3070453v1 DNA encodes the following proteins:
- the LOC109123653 gene encoding uncharacterized mitochondrial protein AtMg00810-like — protein sequence MFYKHSNEGKVAILIVYVDDIVLTGDDCNELEKLKGKLAEEFETKDLGALKYFLGMEFVRSKEGNQRKYVLDLLDETGMLGCKPAETPIELNVKLQPTKAKNVKDRDRYQRLVGRLIYLSHTHPDIAFSVSMVSQFMHAPGPEHFEAVYRILRYLKGTPSRGLLFKSRGHLQIETYTDADWAGSIVDRRSISGCCSFVGGNLVTWRSKKQNVVARSSAEAEFRVVAHGICEIMWIRRLLEELKMTGSSPMKL from the coding sequence ATGTTCTACAAACATTCAAATGAAGGTAAAGTAGCCATCTTAATTGTGTATGTTGACGATATTGTGTTAACTGGGGATGATTGCAATGAACTAGAGAAGCTGAAAGGGAAACTTGCTGAGGAATTTGAGACTAAGGACCTGGGGGcattaaaatactttcttgggatggaGTTTGTTAGGTCCAAAGAAGGTAATCAACGGAAGTAtgttcttgatcttcttgatgAGACAGGTATGTTAGGATGTAAGCCTGCTGAAACACCTATAGAGCTGAATGTAAAACTGCAACCTACAAAAGCCAAGAATGTGAAGGACCGGGATCGTTATCAGAGACTTGTTGGGAGATTGATTTACCTATCCCATACACACCCTGACATAGCATTCTCAGTGAGTATGGTTAGTCAGTTTATGCATGCGCCTGGACCAGAGCATTTTGAAGCTGTTTACAGGATTCTAAGGTATCTAAAAGGGACACCAAGTAGAGGTCTTTTGTTCAAGTCACGAGGACACCTACAAATTGAAACCTACACCGATGCAGACTGGGCTGGAAGTATAGTGGATCGAAGGTCCATCTCTGGGTGCTGTTCATTTGTAGGTGGCAACTTGGTTACGTGGCGAAGTAAAAAACAGAACGTGGTTGCTAGAAGTAGTGCTGAGGCAGAGTTTAGAGTTGTAGCTCATGGTATTTGTGAGATTATGTGGATAAGAAGATTACTGGAAGAGTTAAAGATGACAGGTTCATCTCCTATGAAGTTGTAA
- the LOC100258145 gene encoding uncharacterized protein LOC100258145, with amino-acid sequence MHGFSTADGFVEITEGLAEMIKYLANEPSVGLFYVQQHTQNAVPNLINLKNNVVEKSHETALHTEDLEDSIIMVNSMKECGLPIADEMIRDIKKSLAIMSTKQPRRGLIRSPYSNFQAGRTSSWGPATWGRSSVFAQQEGERSDGYFSTVIKSAKQKASNFKWPQLDPKELGQTRGKKQDSFPSVPPLVVAASTGSTIPDTEVDELPVSSHTADDLPGEPAPLDGNSPSHNLLSASENYDVFRADRAAKLEEWLEGVDNPDNFGEANGK; translated from the coding sequence ATGCATGGGTTCTCCACTGCTGATGGCTTTGTGGAGATAACTGAAGGCTTGGCAGAGATGATAAAGTATTTGGCAAACGAACCCTCAGTAGGACTTTTCTATGTTCAGCAGCACACACAGAATGCAGTGCCCAACCTCATCAATCTCAAGAACAATGTTGTGGAAAAGTCTCATGAAACAGCTTTGCACACTGAAGATTTGGAGGATTCTATTATCATGGTGAATTCAATGAAAGAGTGTGGCTTACCGATTGCAGATGAGATGATAAGAGACATCAAGAAATCTCTAGCTATCATGTCAACGAAACAACCAAGAAGAGGGCTAATCCGAAGCCCTTACTCAAATTTTCAGGCAGGAAGGACTAGTTCTTGGGGTCCAGCCACATGGGGCCGTAGTTCAGTTTTTGCCCAGCAGGAGGGTGAAAGGAGCGATGGTTATTTTTCAACTGTTATAAAATCAGCAAAACAGAAGGCCAGCAATTTTAAATGGCCACAACTTGATCCAAAAGAATTGGGGCAAACCAGGGGTAAGAAACAAGATTCCTTTCCCAGTGTTCCCCCATTAGTTGTAGCTGCCAGCACTGGTTCAACTATACCAGATACTGAAGTTGATGAATTGCCTGTCTCAAGTCACACAGCAGATGACCTACCAGGAGAACCAGCACCTCTTGATGGGAACTCGCCAAGTCATAATTTATTATCAGCTTCCGAAAACTATGATGTTTTCAGGGCTGACAGGGCAGCAAAACTAGAAGAATGGTTGGAAGGAGTTGACAATCCAGATAATTTCGGGGAAGCAAATGGCAAATAA